The genomic stretch ACGAGAGGCACGAAGCCACAAAGCCAGGCTCagggctggagggcagaggaggacTCCTAGCCTCACCCCGGCCTCGGCCGTCCAGGGTTCAGCTGCGGCTTCTCACGTCACGTTCACTCTTACCGTCCCTTTTCCCCGGGGACGCTCTTGGACTTCAGGGCCGCCTGAGGTCCTACTCACCTTTCAAGTTCGAGTACCAATCCTGCCTTTCCGGACTCACAAGAACTTCCCTCCCTTCCGAACCCTCTGTGTTTCCCAACAAGTCACAGTTGAGCCTCTGATTTATGCCCGGTCTCGTTCGCTAGTCACTGTTGGCTTCCCATTAGATCGTGAGCTCCTTGGGGGTTTGGACACCACCTGGGACTTTGTTTTGGGTATTTTACAGTCTCAGATGTATTGTAATGAGCACTGAAAGGTCACGGCTGTGTATGTTTCCCCACAGGGCCGGCCGCTGAGGCCTCAGAGGTGAAGCCACACCAGTAAGAAGGGGCACTGGTGTCCCTGGTGAACAAGGGCTGTGGATGCTTGTCAAGTTCAGACAGACCACGCAGAGCTCTGGGTTGGAAGTAAATTAGACCATGCTAACAAAAATTAAGGCTGAGAATAGGCAAAATAACAAAACTTCCTCATCCCACCCAGGAACGGTGGCTCACAAACCCGAGTGAGATGCAGACTCCCGTTTCACCTCTCTCACCCACCAGACGGCATCAGTAGGGCAGTGCCCGGGGATCTGCAGTTTAacaagcacccccacccccaccgccccaagTGCTGTGGTAGAGGCTGCAGCACGGGAGCCTCCGACCACCCTGAAAAACACGTTCCAGGAGAGTGGTTCTCAAAGTTCAGCCCCCAGACAAGCAGCATCAGCAGCTCCTGGAAACATGTTGGAAATGTTTTACTTCCTGGTCTCACCCcggacctactgaatcagaaaccctgAGGCAAGACCCGGTGACCTGTGATACCAAATGAGTCTTCTAGGTGGTTCTGATGTGTGTGTTGTGAGGCAATGGCCTAACAAAAGGCAGCATTTCAATCAAAGGAAGGAGAGAGTTACTCCAGCCCTGCTTGCGTCCATTCCGCCAATTTCCACCCAAGCTCCTGCTGAGGGGATGGGAGTATTGGTgctgaggggaagagggaagcgAAGGGCCCAGAGGCCAGAAAAGGAAGGTAGGGACCATggcttcttctttctttattggaCACTTGGTAGATGTCACGCAGGTCTAAAAGTTACactgttaaataattatttaaaaaccgACCAGGACTAAAGCCCTGGTCCACAGCTCCAAACCAGAAGCGGAAAGGAATGGGGGCGGTGGGCTGGGGGGTATTCCTCCAACATCACCAAAACCCAGAAAACGAGGACCCTAAGCTCTTTCACAGGCCAACCCAGGATGTGGGCCCTTGGGCTAACCCTCAGGTGCCTCTGGCTGCATCACCATCAGGTCAGTAACCAGCAAGGAGCTGGCAGAACAGCCAGCCGAGTCCAGACATGGACAAAAGTAACTGCAAGGACAGGAAACGGACAGGTACTGTCCAGCTGTAGATAAGATCACAGAGTGCAGCTAAggcaggtggggacaggggaggggctggggagcggTATTGCAGCAATGCAGGAGTGTGGCCCCagaggcccagcccagcccgggcAGGGGCTCACACATTGTGGGTCCTCCTGGTGAGCTGGGGCTCCTCGCCCACCAGCTTGGACTTGAGGTGCTCCTTGTAGGCCAGGATGTCTCCAGGCCACTTGGTGATTGTCTGCTTCTCACAGACCCAGATTTCCTGTGCAACCTAGAAAGGAAATCTGAGGCTCAATCCTCCTGGCCAGCACTCTCCCCATCCCTGCCCAGAAGACCACTGTCAGAGGAACTCCAGGAAGAAACCTCCACCGCCCAGTCCCGTATGCGGCTCACAGttccactgtctctctctgttctctgggATGCCTAACCCAGGGGTACCGTAACCAGCAGGTTTGGAGCCTTCCAAGCCACAACCTGCTCTGTCTCCTGATTTCCAGCTCCCCGGCAGGGCCTAGAACTGTTTAGAGGCCTCGCCCGCAGCTTCCTGTTCTCTATCCCATCTTTCCCAAAGCTGCAGAGAAATGACCAGCGGCCTTTCCACCAATGACTGGTGGTAGCCCTCTAGTCCAAATCCTCCTTAGTATAATACTACTTCTATGCTGAAGAATCTTGAGACGGTAGTAAAAGCACCCTATCCTCTACCCAACTCCCTCGCCAATTCTGGCTAACATTGCCAAATGCCAAGTAGGCTGATGTCTCCAAATAGCTactgaaaaaatgaaagttttccaTTAAGGCTTTCTCAGTTTTTCAAAGAGCCATAAAATCTGGTCCTCATCACCCTGTCTACACCCTGAGCCCTTTTCCCAAATCCAATAAACACATATTAAGTGCCCTCCACATGCCATGACTGTGTCCTATCCAACCATCTCCTGGCCGCCCTCCTCTCTGATTTCCACTCCAGCCGGGGCCTCACCTGCTGAATGAGTCTGAAATCATGGCTGACCAGCATCATACCACCCTCAAACTCGTTGATGGCATCGGCCAGGGCGTCGATGGTCTCAATGTCCAGGTGATTAGTGGGCTCATCCAGGAAGAGCATGTGGGGGTTCTGCCAGGCCAGCCAGGCCAGACACACACGGCACTTCTGCCCATCAGACAGGTTCCGGATTGGGCTCACCTGCGTGGAACCGCGACATTTACGGAACCTGGTGTTACTCCCACCACAGAGCATGACTCACTTTCCCCCCGCTGCTTCTCCATTAATACTGCCACAATTCTACAAAAAGGAAGACCCAAGATCACAGTGAGATGGTACCAGTCTCTCAAGGCCCGTAAGGGATAAATGTGGAAGCCGGAAGCACTTGCTACTCAGGCCACACCTCTCGCTCTCCCTTGGCACTTAAATCGTAACTAAGTGGAACAATGTGGTGGACCCCAATCGAGATCTGAGTCCAGGAACTCGTTTTCTAGGTTTCAATTTCCCTCCCCCTCAAGCATTCTGGTTTATCTTGCTAGTCTGGGGCGAAGGCATGTCAGAGACTGGGATGCtatccctgccccttcctcataATGAGACCTGAATACTCCAATACATACACCTAGGCCAAAGGAAAGCTAGCAGGTTCTTTCAGACGCTAGAATCAAAGGAAGAGACTTTTCAGTAGAACACTTGaatctcaatctcagggttgtgagttcaagctccacattgggcatggagcctactttaaaaaaaaaaaaaagaaagaaaaagaaagagacttttGGGACAGCTCCCGAACTTGGGTCGCCAGGGCAGTGCACCCTGGCCGTGTAGCCACAATCTCCCAGTTATCTGGCGCTGTTCCCCCACATCCCCCTCTGCTGACCTGCTGCTTCCCAGTGAGACCATATCGTCCGATGatcttcctcatttcttccttctccttgatCTCTGGGTAGCACTTCATCATGTACTCCAAAGGTGAGAGGTCTAAGTCCAGCTGCTCTTGTAAATGCTACAGGAAAAAAGGAATCCACTCAGATGTGACTGGTGTCCCACTTCAAAAGGAACCTCGCTGGGTTAACTGCTGAGTAACTCTCCACCTCTACCCAGGCACCTGTTCAAGATTCCGAGAGAAGCAGGCAAAAGCTGACTTGGTCACATGCAGCCCCCTTTCCACACCCTGGGCATCTCCCCGGACCCCAAGGCCCGTACCTGATGGTAACGCCCTATCTTGACATGAGAATGTTTTCGGATCATCCCGTCTGTGGGTAGTAGCTAGAAAGAAGAGAGTATTAGGTAGAAAGATAAgcacacagaaagagaaactcGGTGAGAAGCAGACACAGACAGAGTAGGGAAATAAACATATGTTCACTGAACAAGACTCAGAACTTCCAAATAGAATCTACATCACTACCTCATAGACTGCTATTCTGGCCActctaaaaatatttaggaagataAACTGAAACAGATGTTCTCAAGAGAGGCAAAGATACATACAACACGGTCTACTTAGTAGTTAAAGGTCTACTACAGAAGGTACCACCAGTAAAACAAAGGACTCATATATATGTACAACATgggttttctaaaacaaaaacacggCTCTCGACGCACAGATTTCCTCGAGATGCTCtagctgaaaacagaaaaatgttgaGGCACATgcatgtgcctctctctctctctctctctctctcacacacacacacacacacacacacacacacacacacactcccctccctccctctctttgagAAAACAGCTCCAAATCTCAGCACTGCCAATGACAacatcccccaccccagaagcTGGCTCACTCACCACCAAGGCACTCAGGCGCCTTGAGGGCCTCCGAGAAGCCCCTCACACCTTCCCTCCTCAGACACAGTAAGCACCTACTCTTGGAAGTCCCATGCCCCAGCCTGGCACCATACCTCTCCAGTTAGCAGCTTCAGAAGAGTTGATTTCCCTGCTCCATTGGGCCCCACCAGAGCCACTCGTGTATCGAGATCGATACCAAATTCTAGATTGTTGTAGATGCAGGGCTGAGTGGATGAGAGAGATGAATATGAGGTTAGGTTACCAATCAATCAATCTGGCTGGCAGATTAGCCCTGTCATGTCCCCCATCGCCACCGGAGTAGGCGGGAGtatggaggagggagaaagctctcagagCAGACCCCAACCCACTGCCTCCACCCGCCATCTCAGCTGAGCAGTTTTCCAAGTACTTGAAGAGGGGCCACTCAAGTCCCTGGATGAGGCACCTAAGCTGCTATGCCTGAAAAATCCCGTGCACCACACGGGTTAGCAGGTGTGTTGAGCAAAGAACCGGAGACTCTCCCAACCTGTTGACGCTTATCTTGTAAAATGTGTCCCAGCCTCCCAACCACACAGGAGGACTCACCCCGTCTTTTGTATACTTGAAGCTCACGTTCTGCACCATGATGACAGGTGGAGGAATCTTGCCACACGGTGGGAAATAAAATGACAGGGTCTAGGAGAAGGAGAGGACATTTTCCGGTTAGATCATGTCTCCTCCACCTCACCTCGGGCACTAACTCCACTCGCTCGGACCCCACCTTGTCACTCACGACCCTTTCTGTCAGTCCTGATGCCATCATTTTCTGTAGCGTTTTCTCCTTGCTCTGGGCTTGCCGGGCCAGCTTGGCGCTGCCATGACCAAACCTAGCGATGTAGTTCTGAAAGAGACCAGAAAGGGGGCTTGGAGCAGGGGCAGGTATCAAGCAACTCTCCTTAAATGCGGGGTAGATGCTGACGACAACGTCTTCCTGACACCCGGCACCCCGAACTCCCCACGTACCTTCCCCCGACTCTCCACCAGAACGTGAGCTCATCTACAACTGCCCTACCTTCATGTGTGCGATCTGATCTTGCTCCCAGTGAAACCTCTTCATCTGGTTCTCTTCCAACTCCAGCCGTGTCTTCACATACTGATCATAATTACCCTGAAGAGAAGTATGCCAGGTAAGGCAGGCAGTTTTAGCCTCGGTCCCGGGTTCTCAGGGTTTAGGGGGATGCGAGATGGCATCGGACTTGGCCCTGGCTAGAAGACTGTGCagtagggaaagaggaaggacGTTGGCAAAGTAAACCCTAACCTAGAACCTGAAGTCTTTCCATTTGTGTGCCTCTCACTCTTAGCTTAGCCGGAGCAGGGCTCCAGATCCAATCCTCAGGTTAGCCGTAAAGACACCCACAGCACCAGCAGTAGCCCTGATCACAACCGTCATACGGACATCACAAGGCTCACAGCCTTCCAAGAGGACCTCCTACTACTCCCCACCCTTAGAGGCTCAAGCCCCATGCAGGCTACAGAAACAGCGCCCAGGAAGGAAGACAGCAGACCAATCAGATTTAGGACCTAGCAAATTCTGCACAATTGGACTGCCATGGTTTCTATCTGCAAAGAACTGGACTCAACCTGAATATTCATCAGAAAGGGTCTGACAAATAAAGGAGTGGATAgctacacaatgaaatattatgcaatTACTGAAAAGCATGAGATGGATCTATAACTATTCATATGAAAAGCGGCGcaagatatattaaaatgtaaaagcaacctacagaagaGAGTGATTATTAACATTACAGCTGTGATGTGTATACACAAAATTTTCTACAAATCCGTGCAAGTACACATAAAATCTCTGGAAGACTATATGAGAAATTATTAATACTCCCACAGTGAGTATAACTACGAATGAAAAGGactcctattttttcttttttttaaatacggaTAATGAAAAGGCAAGGCAGACAAGTGGGCTGTTGAGATCCAGACTCCCAGTCTTCACAGAAAGAGAGGTAAATGGGCTGTCACAAAGCAGAGTTAAGCAGTCATTCAAGAAGGCAGGGATCGGCAGGGCCTGCCTGGGCACCATGCAAAGTCAACCTCTTTACCATAAGGCACACACATCACGTACACAGGCTGCCAATCAATGGCCTACAACCTGAGAGCAACTACTTTGAGACTAAAATAGAACAAGCGGCAGGACTCCTTGTTCACATCTTTTTATAGCAATAGGTAGAAAAGGGCTGctaagtctgttttgttttttttaaaggagaccTTCAAGGAACTGGTAAGCGCTGAGGTTGCTGTGCAGACGCTGGGGCCTACTCACCGTGTAATACTTCAGTTTCTTGTTGTGC from Prionailurus viverrinus isolate Anna chromosome A2, UM_Priviv_1.0, whole genome shotgun sequence encodes the following:
- the ABCF2 gene encoding ATP-binding cassette sub-family F member 2 yields the protein MPSDLAKKKAAKKKEAAKARQRPRKGHEENGDAVTEPQVAEEKSEANGRETTEVDLLTKELEDFEMKKAAARAVTGVLASHPNSTDAHIINLSLTFHGQELLSDTKLELNSGRRYGLIGLNGIGKSMLLSAIGKREVPIPEHIDIYHLTREMPPSDKTPLQCVMEVDTERAMLEREAERLAHEDAECEKLMELYERLEELDADKAEMRASRILHGLGFTPAMQRKKLKDFSGGWRMRVALARALFIRPFMLLLDEPTNHLDLDACVWLEEELKTFKRILVLVSHSQDFLNGVCTNIIHMHNKKLKYYTGNYDQYVKTRLELEENQMKRFHWEQDQIAHMKNYIARFGHGSAKLARQAQSKEKTLQKMMASGLTERVVSDKTLSFYFPPCGKIPPPVIMVQNVSFKYTKDGPCIYNNLEFGIDLDTRVALVGPNGAGKSTLLKLLTGELLPTDGMIRKHSHVKIGRYHQHLQEQLDLDLSPLEYMMKCYPEIKEKEEMRKIIGRYGLTGKQQVSPIRNLSDGQKCRVCLAWLAWQNPHMLFLDEPTNHLDIETIDALADAINEFEGGMMLVSHDFRLIQQVAQEIWVCEKQTITKWPGDILAYKEHLKSKLVGEEPQLTRRTHNV